In the genome of Methanoculleus horonobensis, one region contains:
- a CDS encoding ABC transporter permease, translating to MYEIIEGFLEAVRLIITLDPDVMAIAARSIAISLTATIIATLFAVPLGAAINFGTFPGRRSLINLIQTLYSLPTVIVGLLIFLLISRVGPFGFMRLLFTPTAMIVAQTVLILPIMTGLTISALSGIDPVIRDTLRSLGATRLQFLTNILKEARFAILATVAVGFGRAISEVGAAILVGGNIAASSFASSTRVLTTAISLETSMGNISQSIALGIVLLAIALGVNLAITTVQHR from the coding sequence ATGTACGAGATCATCGAGGGATTCCTGGAGGCGGTCAGGCTCATCATCACGCTTGATCCCGATGTGATGGCCATCGCCGCACGAAGCATCGCCATATCGCTCACCGCAACGATCATCGCCACGCTGTTTGCCGTCCCGCTCGGGGCCGCGATCAACTTCGGGACGTTCCCGGGAAGAAGGAGTCTCATCAACCTGATCCAGACGCTCTACTCCCTCCCGACGGTCATCGTCGGGCTGCTGATATTCCTGCTCATCTCCCGCGTGGGGCCGTTCGGGTTCATGCGGCTGCTCTTCACCCCGACCGCGATGATCGTCGCACAGACGGTGCTCATCCTGCCGATCATGACCGGCCTCACGATCTCCGCGCTCTCGGGGATCGATCCGGTGATCAGGGATACCCTCCGTTCGCTCGGGGCAACCCGGCTCCAGTTCCTGACAAACATCTTGAAAGAAGCCCGGTTCGCGATCCTCGCGACCGTCGCGGTCGGGTTCGGGCGGGCGATATCCGAGGTCGGGGCGGCGATCCTGGTCGGCGGCAACATCGCGGCTTCGTCGTTCGCGAGTTCGACCCGGGTCCTGACGACCGCGATATCGCTCGAGACCTCGATGGGGAACATCTCTCAGTCCATCGCGCTCGGGATCGTCCTCCTTGCAATCGCCCTCGGCGTGAATCTCGCCATAACCACGGTGCAGCACCGGTGA
- a CDS encoding ABC transporter ATP-binding protein — protein sequence MIELENVSKNFGDTRVLDGITGEVNRGEIFAVIGPSGAGKSTLLRLIDLLDAPTGGAIRIGGTDIHAEREKSLSIRRMMGMVFQKPAVFNTTVAENIAVGLRFRGTGKSEIDARIGEALDMVGLSGYGERRARTLSGGEMQRVALARAMVIEPEILLLDEPTANLDPVSVAMIEDLVVRINRDLGTTIVFSTHDMYQGQRLAHRIGVLMDGVFSQVGTPREVFTLPASREVARFVGIENIVEGGVVEGEDGTAVVDAGGVRVRARSPASTGERVTLCIRSEDLRIAAPSMDTPGRNSLPGTVTSIVPRGPFSRVTVDCGVPLSSVLSWKAVDVLEIREGSRVSVSFAPESVHVVRGVNHRGSGRG from the coding sequence ATGATCGAACTCGAGAACGTCTCCAAAAACTTCGGCGATACCAGGGTGCTCGACGGCATCACCGGCGAGGTGAACCGGGGCGAGATCTTCGCCGTCATCGGCCCCTCCGGGGCCGGGAAGTCGACCCTGCTGCGCCTCATCGACCTCCTCGACGCCCCGACAGGAGGGGCCATCCGAATCGGCGGCACCGATATCCACGCGGAGCGCGAAAAGAGCCTCTCCATCCGCAGAATGATGGGGATGGTCTTTCAGAAACCCGCCGTCTTCAACACGACGGTCGCGGAGAACATCGCCGTCGGCCTCCGGTTCCGGGGCACGGGCAAGAGCGAGATCGATGCCCGGATCGGAGAAGCCCTCGATATGGTCGGTCTTTCCGGTTACGGGGAGCGGCGGGCCAGGACGCTCTCGGGCGGGGAGATGCAGCGGGTGGCGCTCGCCCGGGCGATGGTGATCGAGCCCGAGATCCTCCTCCTCGACGAGCCGACCGCGAACCTCGACCCGGTCTCGGTGGCGATGATCGAGGACCTGGTGGTGCGGATCAACCGCGACCTCGGGACGACGATCGTCTTCTCGACCCACGACATGTACCAGGGCCAGCGGCTCGCCCACCGGATCGGGGTGCTGATGGACGGGGTCTTCTCGCAGGTGGGGACGCCGCGGGAGGTCTTCACCCTCCCGGCAAGCCGGGAGGTCGCCCGGTTCGTCGGGATCGAGAACATCGTCGAGGGCGGCGTCGTCGAGGGGGAAGACGGCACCGCCGTCGTCGATGCCGGGGGTGTCCGCGTCCGGGCACGTTCGCCGGCATCGACGGGAGAGCGGGTCACCCTCTGCATCCGCTCAGAGGATCTCCGGATCGCCGCGCCGTCGATGGATACACCCGGCAGGAACAGCCTCCCCGGCACCGTGACCTCCATCGTGCCGCGCGGGCCGTTCAGCAGGGTGACGGTCGACTGCGGGGTCCCGCTCTCATCCGTCCTCTCCTGGAAGGCGGTGGACGTCCTCGAGATCCGGGAGGGGAGCCGGGTCTCGGTCTCGTTTGCGCCGGAGTCGGTTCACGTCGTCCGCGGGGTGAACCACCGGGGTTCAGGGCGCGGGTAG